The Phycisphaeraceae bacterium genome has a window encoding:
- a CDS encoding DEAD/DEAH box helicase codes for MNLRPYQSEAVAAVYEHLRTRDDNPCVVIPTGGGKTPVIATICRDAVGQWGGRAVLLAHVKELLEQAADKLRVIAPDVPMGIYSAGLKRKDLGYAVTVAGIQSIWKKACDLGPVDLIIVDEAHMVPAEDDGMYRQFIADAKVVNPNVRIIGLTATPYRLKSGAICAPENILNHVCYEVGVRELIVQGFLSPLKTKAGLQKISTDDLHVRAGEFVASEVEDLMDKEGLVEGACAEIAQHTKDRSATLIFSSGIRHGQHIVDVLKAKHGIECGFVTGDTPDGVRAAILGRFRSGELKYLCNVNVLTTGFDAPHIDCVALVRPTMSPGLYYQMVGRGFRLHPGKTDCLVLDFGGNVLRHGPVDAIRIATDERGDGEAPAKECPNCQALIAAGYQTCPQCGHQFPDPKRQQHEAKASTEGILSGQTTREEHRVSETTYHVHYKRSDPSAPLTMRVEYRVGFNRYFREWVCFDHTGYARTKAEAWWRARSVEPVPGGTEEAVEMAKAGALAPALSITVEKKAGDQFERVTQHVLGDKPPRLDSEEGLPDRPPEPAGMTYGIPEDEIPF; via the coding sequence ATGAACCTCCGTCCCTACCAATCCGAAGCCGTCGCCGCGGTGTACGAGCACCTGCGGACCCGCGACGACAACCCCTGCGTGGTCATCCCGACCGGCGGGGGCAAGACGCCCGTCATCGCCACGATCTGCCGCGATGCGGTTGGCCAATGGGGCGGCCGCGCCGTGCTGCTGGCGCACGTGAAGGAACTCCTCGAACAGGCAGCCGACAAGCTCCGCGTCATCGCGCCCGATGTGCCGATGGGCATCTACTCGGCGGGCCTCAAGCGCAAGGACCTCGGCTACGCCGTCACGGTCGCGGGCATCCAGAGCATCTGGAAGAAGGCGTGCGACCTGGGCCCTGTCGACCTGATCATCGTCGACGAGGCCCACATGGTCCCCGCCGAGGACGATGGGATGTACCGGCAGTTCATCGCCGACGCCAAGGTGGTAAACCCCAACGTCCGCATCATCGGGCTGACCGCGACGCCGTACCGCCTCAAGTCGGGCGCGATCTGCGCCCCCGAGAACATCCTCAACCACGTCTGCTACGAGGTCGGCGTCCGCGAGCTGATCGTGCAGGGCTTCCTGTCGCCGCTCAAGACCAAGGCGGGCCTGCAGAAGATCAGCACCGACGATCTGCACGTCCGCGCCGGCGAGTTCGTCGCCAGCGAGGTCGAGGACCTGATGGACAAGGAAGGGTTGGTCGAGGGCGCGTGCGCGGAGATCGCGCAACACACCAAGGACCGCAGCGCCACGCTGATCTTCTCCTCGGGCATCCGCCACGGGCAGCACATCGTCGATGTGCTCAAGGCCAAGCACGGCATCGAGTGCGGCTTCGTGACGGGCGACACGCCCGACGGCGTGCGTGCGGCGATCCTCGGCCGCTTCCGTTCGGGCGAGCTCAAGTACCTGTGCAACGTGAACGTGCTGACGACCGGCTTCGATGCACCGCACATCGACTGCGTGGCGCTCGTGCGGCCGACCATGTCGCCGGGCCTCTACTACCAGATGGTGGGCCGGGGCTTCCGCCTCCACCCCGGCAAGACCGACTGCCTCGTCCTGGACTTCGGCGGCAACGTGCTCCGCCACGGCCCGGTTGACGCGATCCGCATCGCCACCGACGAGCGCGGCGACGGTGAAGCGCCGGCGAAAGAGTGCCCCAACTGCCAGGCCTTGATTGCGGCGGGCTACCAGACCTGCCCACAGTGCGGCCACCAGTTCCCCGATCCCAAGAGGCAACAGCACGAGGCGAAGGCCAGCACCGAGGGCATCCTCAGCGGCCAGACCACGCGCGAGGAGCACCGCGTCAGCGAGACCACGTACCACGTGCACTACAAGCGCAGCGACCCCTCCGCGCCGCTGACCATGCGGGTCGAGTATCGCGTCGGCTTCAACCGCTACTTCCGCGAGTGGGTCTGCTTTGACCACACCGGATACGCGCGGACCAAGGCCGAGGCCTGGTGGCGGGCACGCTCGGTCGAGCCGGTCCCCGGCGGCACGGAGGAAGCGGTCGAGATGGCCAAGGCCGGGGCGCTTGCGCCGGCGCTCTCGATCACCGTCGAGAAGAAGGCCGGCGACCAGTTCGAACGCGTCACGCAGCATGTGCTCGGCGAC
- a CDS encoding DUF669 domain-containing protein, whose product MATLNNFDANQIDPSVALDPLPAGKYLAVISESELKPTKTGGGKYLQLTFQIIDGEFKGRLVWARLNLENKSEMTVKIARGELSAICRAIGVMQPKDSVELHNVPLEINVGLKKRDDNGEFTNVIKGYAKKGGGGAPMSARAPVGVGPGSTPPWKR is encoded by the coding sequence ATGGCCACGCTGAACAACTTTGATGCCAACCAGATTGACCCGTCCGTCGCGCTCGATCCGCTCCCCGCGGGCAAGTACCTCGCCGTCATCTCCGAGTCGGAGCTCAAGCCGACCAAGACCGGGGGCGGCAAGTACCTGCAGTTGACATTCCAGATCATCGACGGCGAGTTCAAGGGCCGCCTGGTCTGGGCCCGCCTCAACCTCGAGAACAAGAGCGAGATGACGGTCAAGATCGCCCGCGGCGAGCTCTCGGCCATCTGCCGCGCCATCGGCGTGATGCAGCCGAAAGACTCGGTCGAGCTCCACAACGTCCCGCTGGAGATCAACGTCGGGCTGAAGAAGCGCGACGACAACGGCGAGTTCACCAACGTCATCAAGGGCTACGCCAAGAAGGGCGGTGGCGGCGCGCCAATGAGCGCCCGCGCTCCCGTCGGCGTCGGCCCGGGGAGCACGCCGCCCTGGAAGCGCTGA
- a CDS encoding RusA family crossover junction endodeoxyribonuclease, whose amino-acid sequence MGSRTVLSREGRRYRASVCAALAARRVVRVNGRLEVRVTVCPPDNRRRDLDNVQKALLDALAKGGAYRDDSQIDRLVVERGSVTPGGKVLVEITQLNPRNP is encoded by the coding sequence ATGGGCTCCAGAACCGTGCTGAGCCGCGAGGGTCGGCGCTACCGCGCGAGCGTGTGCGCCGCCCTCGCGGCGAGGCGGGTCGTTCGGGTGAACGGTCGGCTGGAGGTGCGTGTCACCGTCTGCCCGCCCGACAACCGCCGGCGCGACCTGGACAACGTGCAGAAGGCGCTGCTCGACGCGCTGGCGAAGGGCGGGGCGTACCGCGACGACTCGCAGATCGATCGGCTGGTTGTTGAACGCGGCTCGGTGACGCCGGGCGGCAAGGTGCTGGTGGAGATCACACAACTCAACCCCCGCAACCCATGA